The Paraflavitalea devenefica genome contains a region encoding:
- a CDS encoding TlpA disulfide reductase family protein, translating to MTTLIRLHLTALLLTTLTGFAQTDTRLSGIFPDLHKGARVRLMQTSEEGYIDSLIVRDSTFEFNVPVSERELYIIEFFIDANRYGYPVFLQPGDPVHMQIASRFTRISFSGSAIADDQHDFYQSLHAFVNEEARLNTQLANEKDTALIRKGKAEKLKLNQQRQEQFANWIRAHNNSAYALAVMVVFMEDSPFPLLLELYHSITEEAKRDNLLTEELSFLLMTKPYDDLLKTGDKLTGFTLPDTAGKAHAFAALQGKDYIMIDCWASWGASCRKAVPALQKLAATYSKQGFKIIGISADTKAKDWKQAIVEDGTRWNQLSDLQGTLGGFLHEKGIYHFPTYILVSPDGTVLAKTHKVEGIQEVLQQVFKTSK from the coding sequence ATGACGACACTTATACGCCTGCACCTAACAGCATTACTACTCACTACACTTACAGGCTTTGCACAAACAGATACCCGGCTTTCCGGCATCTTCCCCGATCTGCACAAGGGGGCCAGGGTACGCCTGATGCAAACAAGCGAAGAAGGATATATTGATTCTTTGATCGTCCGGGACTCCACCTTCGAATTTAATGTACCTGTCAGCGAGCGGGAACTTTACATCATTGAATTCTTTATTGACGCCAACCGCTATGGTTATCCCGTCTTCCTGCAGCCCGGCGACCCCGTACACATGCAGATAGCCAGCCGGTTTACCCGTATCAGCTTTTCCGGCTCAGCCATCGCCGATGACCAGCATGATTTCTATCAATCCTTACACGCTTTTGTCAACGAGGAGGCACGGCTCAACACGCAACTGGCAAACGAAAAAGATACCGCGCTCATCAGGAAAGGGAAGGCTGAAAAGTTAAAACTGAATCAGCAACGCCAGGAACAGTTTGCCAACTGGATAAGGGCCCACAACAATTCCGCCTATGCCCTGGCCGTCATGGTCGTATTCATGGAAGATAGTCCTTTTCCCCTGTTGCTGGAACTGTACCACTCCATCACCGAAGAGGCCAAAAGAGACAACCTCTTAACGGAAGAACTGTCTTTCCTGTTAATGACAAAGCCTTATGACGACCTGTTAAAAACAGGCGACAAGCTGACCGGCTTCACCTTGCCCGATACTGCCGGTAAAGCACATGCTTTTGCGGCCCTGCAGGGAAAGGATTATATAATGATTGATTGTTGGGCAAGTTGGGGAGCGTCATGCCGCAAAGCGGTGCCTGCCCTGCAAAAGCTGGCAGCAACCTATAGCAAACAGGGATTTAAGATCATTGGCATCTCCGCCGATACAAAAGCAAAGGATTGGAAACAGGCTATCGTGGAAGACGGTACCCGCTGGAACCAATTATCCGATCTGCAAGGTACCTTAGGCGGGTTCCTGCACGAAAAGGGCATCTACCATTTCCCAACCTATATACTCGTATCACCCGATGGGACCGTCCTCGCCAAAACCCACAAAGTAGAAGGTATACAAGAAGTGTTGCAGCAGGTATTCAAAACTTCGAAGTAG
- a CDS encoding ABC transporter permease, which translates to MIKTYFRIAWRNLVRNKTYSFLNVMGLALSITCGILIFSLAQYHLSFDNFHKDSSRIYRFVTEQHRDEVSYAASVPPSFGKAFRDDYSFGEQVARIATFENELISIQSGESIKKFKEPTGPAFAETPFFDIFNLPLGRGDIKTALAEPNTAVITENIARKYFGNEDPLNKVFRLSNTTDIKITGVLKDLPVNTDLRSEIYISWPTLTSYNNWFASDNAWGGISTQIQCFVRLRPGISPLQVEKVLPAYVKKYRPTSKNVHHYKLQPLSEMHFDGRYGGAMEKRNIWILSFIGLFLIITACVNFINLATAQALRRSKEIGIKKVLGSRRWSLFWQFIAETALITITATMVAIGLSYPLLPLVNEWFHTSMSINLLGDWQLWVFIPVLGALVTFLAGSYPGLVLSGFRPIMALKGKLSIQHIGGFKIRRTLIVAQFTISLILIMGMIVITQQMQYAKQSDLGFNKEAVVILPVVSDSTAVKMTTLRNKLANIPGVGEVSLCSGAPASESNWFNSIRFDTRTEYEAFRVNMKSADAQYLSTFDLKLVAGRNVFPSDTTREFLINEAMVRKLGLKSPQDAIGRKIEFNGGNNSAIVVGVLRDFHDRSFHEDINALALTTDAGRYYSYALKVNLENITAILAELDRAWSSMHPDRIYEYQFLDEQIAGFYETEATMLKLIRIFSFIAIFIGCLGLYGLVAFMVAQKTKEIGIRKVLGSSVAEILWIFGKEFIVLIFFAFLLAAPFAWWMMNAWLQDFEYHITIGPWVFVSAVGIILAVALSTVGYQSVKAALMKPVKSLRSE; encoded by the coding sequence ATGATCAAAACCTATTTCAGGATCGCCTGGCGTAATCTAGTCCGGAACAAAACGTATAGCTTTTTAAACGTCATGGGGCTTGCCTTAAGCATTACCTGTGGTATCCTGATCTTTTCGCTGGCCCAATACCATCTTAGCTTTGACAATTTTCATAAAGATTCCAGCCGCATTTACCGGTTTGTAACGGAACAACACCGCGACGAGGTAAGCTATGCAGCAAGCGTTCCTCCTTCTTTTGGCAAAGCTTTTCGTGATGATTACAGTTTTGGCGAACAGGTGGCCCGTATTGCAACATTTGAGAATGAGCTGATCAGCATACAGTCCGGAGAAAGCATCAAAAAATTCAAAGAACCTACAGGACCGGCCTTTGCAGAAACACCATTCTTCGACATCTTCAACTTGCCTTTGGGGAGAGGCGATATTAAAACGGCGCTTGCTGAGCCCAATACGGCTGTTATAACCGAAAATATAGCACGAAAATATTTTGGTAACGAAGACCCGCTGAATAAGGTCTTCAGGCTTTCAAATACAACGGATATCAAAATAACCGGCGTCCTGAAGGATCTGCCGGTCAATACAGACCTGCGGTCAGAAATATACATATCGTGGCCAACGCTTACTTCCTACAACAATTGGTTTGCCAGTGATAACGCCTGGGGTGGTATTTCAACCCAAATTCAATGTTTTGTGCGACTGCGTCCCGGCATATCACCACTACAGGTGGAAAAGGTATTGCCTGCTTATGTAAAAAAATACCGCCCCACCAGTAAAAATGTTCACCACTACAAACTGCAGCCGCTTTCCGAAATGCATTTTGATGGCCGCTATGGTGGCGCCATGGAAAAAAGGAATATCTGGATACTGTCTTTTATCGGGCTGTTCCTCATTATAACGGCTTGTGTTAACTTCATCAACCTGGCAACTGCACAGGCCTTAAGACGTTCGAAAGAAATAGGCATCAAAAAAGTGCTGGGTAGCAGGCGCTGGTCTCTCTTCTGGCAATTTATTGCAGAAACGGCCCTTATAACCATCACGGCAACCATGGTGGCTATTGGTTTAAGTTACCCATTATTGCCATTGGTAAATGAATGGTTCCATACCAGCATGTCTATCAATTTGCTGGGCGATTGGCAGTTATGGGTGTTTATTCCGGTATTGGGCGCACTGGTCACTTTTCTGGCAGGTTCGTACCCCGGACTTGTGCTATCCGGATTCCGGCCAATCATGGCATTAAAGGGAAAACTATCCATCCAACATATCGGCGGCTTTAAAATTCGCCGGACGCTGATCGTTGCCCAATTCACTATTTCACTGATATTGATCATGGGTATGATCGTGATCACGCAGCAAATGCAATACGCCAAACAGAGCGATCTGGGTTTTAATAAAGAGGCGGTTGTAATACTGCCTGTTGTTTCTGATTCCACTGCTGTTAAAATGACCACCTTAAGGAACAAGTTGGCCAATATACCCGGTGTCGGGGAAGTGTCATTGTGCTCAGGGGCGCCTGCTTCTGAATCCAATTGGTTCAATTCCATTCGCTTTGACACACGTACTGAATATGAAGCATTCAGGGTAAATATGAAATCAGCCGACGCTCAATACCTCTCAACGTTTGATCTGAAACTGGTGGCGGGCAGGAATGTTTTTCCGTCGGATACGACCCGTGAGTTTTTAATCAACGAAGCCATGGTTCGTAAGCTCGGACTTAAATCACCACAAGACGCCATTGGAAGAAAGATAGAATTCAACGGCGGAAATAACAGTGCTATCGTAGTGGGGGTGCTCAGGGATTTTCATGACCGTTCCTTTCATGAAGACATCAATGCACTTGCGCTTACTACTGATGCCGGTCGGTACTATAGCTATGCGCTAAAAGTGAACCTGGAAAATATTACGGCCATTTTAGCTGAGCTCGACAGGGCCTGGAGCAGTATGCACCCGGATAGGATCTATGAATATCAGTTCCTGGATGAACAGATCGCCGGATTCTATGAAACGGAAGCTACCATGCTCAAACTCATCCGTATATTTTCTTTTATTGCCATCTTTATCGGGTGCCTGGGGCTGTACGGACTGGTTGCTTTTATGGTAGCACAAAAAACAAAAGAGATCGGTATCCGCAAAGTATTAGGCAGTAGTGTAGCGGAGATTCTCTGGATATTTGGGAAGGAATTTATCGTTCTTATCTTCTTCGCATTTCTGCTGGCGGCTCCATTCGCCTGGTGGATGATGAATGCCTGGCTGCAGGATTTTGAATACCATATTACGATTGGACCATGGGTGTTTGTATCGGCCGTTGGGATAATACTGGCGGTGGCGCTATCTACAGTTGGTTACCAAAGTGTGAAAGCGGCTTTGATGAAGCCCGTGAAAAGTTTGCGATCGGAGTAA